In a single window of the Burkholderia contaminans genome:
- a CDS encoding response regulator translates to MSSKSPLIRKDCLSVLLADDDIPAREALAHLLLGLGAHVQTANIAEEALARLTGGSFDILISDLAMPGADGYALLRGVRSREGERRRIYALALTGLTSVQDRDAAIAAGFDDHLPKPVNLQLLIEKLSSGGGDERGGAPYSSTRAGLC, encoded by the coding sequence GTGAGTTCTAAGTCACCGCTGATCCGAAAAGATTGCTTATCGGTTCTACTGGCCGACGACGACATACCGGCACGGGAGGCACTGGCGCACTTGCTGCTCGGTCTGGGCGCACATGTCCAGACGGCCAACATCGCGGAGGAAGCCCTCGCCCGCCTCACGGGAGGCTCATTCGACATTCTGATAAGCGACCTGGCCATGCCTGGCGCAGACGGCTATGCGCTGTTGCGCGGCGTTCGCTCGCGTGAAGGCGAGCGACGCCGTATCTACGCGCTTGCCCTCACGGGCCTCACTTCGGTACAGGATCGAGACGCCGCAATCGCGGCAGGATTTGACGACCACCTGCCCAAGCCGGTGAACCTCCAACTGCTAATCGAGAAACTGTCCTCGGGCGGGGGCGATGAGCGTGGGGGTGCTCCATACAGTTCGACACGTGCGGGCCTATGCTGA
- the tnpB gene encoding IS66 family insertion sequence element accessory protein TnpB (TnpB, as the term is used for proteins encoded by IS66 family insertion elements, is considered an accessory protein, since TnpC, encoded by a neighboring gene, is a DDE family transposase.), which translates to MFRFDEALKIYLQRNPVDFRMGINGLSILVEQAMHLNPMTSALFVFGNRRRDRIKILGWGGNGFWLLLKRLAADRFIWPNGGETITLSAEQLHWLLDGIDLAVIQKHPQRYYARMS; encoded by the coding sequence GTGTTCCGGTTCGACGAAGCGCTGAAGATCTATCTGCAACGCAATCCGGTCGACTTCCGCATGGGCATCAACGGGCTGTCGATCCTGGTCGAACAGGCGATGCACCTTAACCCGATGACCTCGGCGCTGTTCGTGTTCGGCAACCGACGTCGTGATCGAATTAAGATCCTCGGCTGGGGTGGCAACGGCTTCTGGTTGCTGCTCAAGCGCCTCGCAGCCGATCGCTTCATCTGGCCAAACGGAGGTGAAACGATCACGCTCAGCGCCGAGCAGTTGCACTGGCTGCTCGACGGAATCGATCTGGCCGTGATTCAGAAGCATCCCCAGCGATATTACGCGCGAATGAGCTGA